Proteins encoded together in one Gemmatimonadetes bacterium T265 window:
- the argS gene encoding arginine--tRNA ligase: protein MTVREAAGATPLAGPDAIRAALVAAARDLGAEGEVDVVLERPRDPAFGDWTTNLAMTLARALRRKPRDIADALAGRLDLAAAGVRAVEVAGAGFLNFRLDPAVVARGIASILAAGADYGRDAAWAGERVVVEFVSANPTGPLHVGHGRQAALGDAVSALLAWQGWDVSREFYYNDAGAQIENLARSLWARVAQRADVAAALPDGGYHGEYVAELADAFVAEHGAPDPEVLHEGAIRLAEGRRPEQGHLFEQMRRFAVAALRAEQDLDLRAFGVAFGTYYLESSLYEDGRVDRVVRALVDAGATYEQDGALFLRTTPYGDDKDRVMRRSAAKGGEYTYFVPDVAYHVTKWERGFRRAVNVQGSDHHGTTARVRAGLQALGIGIPAGYPEYVLHQLVTVVRGGEEVKISKRAGSYVTVRDLIDWVGRDAVRYFYLMRKGDSHLVFDVDLARSESDENPVYRVQMAHARMSGIFRNAGLEGLDVDALLAGPVDYALLAEPAEQELVTKLVDFPRVVSQAAESLEPHRVAAYLLEAANLAHAWYHKHHVLGEAPALTTARLALARATQTVLRNALTLLGITAPDRM, encoded by the coding sequence GTGACGGTGCGTGAGGCCGCCGGGGCCACGCCGCTCGCGGGCCCGGACGCGATTCGCGCGGCGCTCGTTGCCGCCGCACGCGACCTCGGGGCCGAGGGCGAGGTGGACGTCGTGCTCGAACGCCCGCGCGACCCGGCGTTCGGTGACTGGACGACGAATCTCGCGATGACACTCGCGCGCGCGCTCCGGCGCAAGCCGCGCGACATCGCCGACGCGCTCGCCGGGCGACTCGACCTCGCCGCGGCCGGCGTCCGCGCGGTCGAGGTGGCCGGCGCGGGCTTCCTCAATTTCCGGCTCGACCCCGCCGTCGTCGCGCGCGGTATCGCCTCGATCCTCGCGGCCGGCGCGGACTACGGGCGCGACGCGGCGTGGGCGGGCGAGCGCGTCGTCGTCGAGTTCGTCTCGGCCAACCCGACCGGGCCGCTGCACGTCGGCCACGGCCGGCAGGCCGCGTTAGGCGACGCCGTCAGCGCGCTCCTCGCCTGGCAGGGGTGGGACGTGAGCCGCGAGTTCTACTACAACGACGCGGGCGCGCAGATCGAGAACCTCGCGAGGAGCCTGTGGGCGCGCGTCGCGCAGCGCGCCGACGTCGCGGCCGCGTTGCCCGACGGCGGCTACCACGGCGAGTACGTCGCCGAGCTTGCCGACGCGTTCGTCGCCGAGCACGGCGCGCCAGACCCCGAAGTCCTGCACGAAGGCGCGATCCGCCTCGCCGAGGGGCGCCGGCCCGAGCAGGGGCATCTGTTCGAGCAGATGCGCCGGTTCGCCGTCGCCGCGCTCCGCGCCGAGCAGGACCTCGACCTGCGGGCGTTCGGCGTCGCGTTCGGCACGTACTACCTCGAGAGCTCGCTCTACGAGGACGGCCGCGTCGACCGCGTGGTCCGCGCACTCGTCGACGCCGGCGCCACGTACGAGCAGGACGGCGCGCTCTTCCTCCGCACGACGCCGTACGGCGACGACAAGGACCGCGTCATGCGCCGGAGCGCCGCGAAGGGCGGCGAGTACACGTACTTCGTGCCGGACGTCGCGTACCACGTGACCAAGTGGGAGCGCGGCTTCCGGCGCGCGGTCAACGTGCAGGGCAGCGACCACCACGGCACGACGGCGCGGGTCCGGGCGGGACTGCAGGCGTTAGGCATCGGCATCCCCGCCGGCTACCCCGAGTACGTGCTGCACCAGCTCGTGACGGTCGTGCGCGGCGGCGAGGAGGTGAAGATCTCCAAGCGCGCGGGGAGCTACGTCACCGTCCGCGACCTCATCGACTGGGTCGGGCGCGACGCCGTGCGCTACTTCTACCTGATGCGCAAGGGCGACTCGCACCTCGTCTTCGACGTCGACCTCGCGCGGAGCGAGAGCGACGAGAACCCGGTCTACCGCGTCCAGATGGCGCACGCGCGGATGTCGGGCATCTTCCGCAACGCCGGCCTCGAAGGGCTCGACGTCGACGCGCTCCTCGCCGGCCCCGTCGACTACGCGCTCCTCGCCGAGCCGGCGGAGCAGGAACTCGTCACGAAGCTCGTCGACTTCCCGCGCGTCGTCTCACAGGCCGCGGAGTCGCTCGAGCCGCACCGCGTCGCGGCGTACCTGCTCGAGGCGGCCAACCTCGCGCACGCGTGGTACCACAAGCACCACGTGTTAGGCGAGGCGCCGGCGCTCACGACGGCGCGCCTCGCGCTCGCGCGCGCGACGCAGACCGTGCTCCGCAACGCGCTCACGCTGCTCGGCATCACGGCGCCGGACCGGATGTGA
- the ribE gene encoding riboflavin synthase subunit alpha, giving the protein MFTGLVDDIGTIASVEETEAGREFRIHTAYERLADGESVACDGVCLTVRSAGPVAGADGDGTRSWFTVAAVVTTLDRTALGTWREGRRVNLERALRAGDRLGGHLVQGHVDGVGTVERVARRGDAWLIDVALPDGLDALMVPHGSVTVDGVSLTVNALPAPGVLQLSIIEYTWRHTTLGLRAAGDPVHVEGDVVGKYVQRLIAPYLAARAA; this is encoded by the coding sequence ATGTTCACCGGTCTCGTCGACGACATCGGCACGATCGCCTCGGTCGAGGAGACCGAGGCCGGGCGGGAGTTCCGCATCCACACCGCGTACGAGCGGCTCGCCGACGGCGAGAGCGTTGCGTGCGACGGCGTGTGCCTGACGGTGCGGAGCGCGGGGCCCGTGGCGGGCGCGGACGGCGACGGCACACGGAGCTGGTTCACCGTGGCGGCGGTCGTCACGACGCTCGACCGCACCGCGTTAGGCACCTGGCGAGAGGGGCGGCGGGTCAACCTCGAGCGCGCGCTCCGCGCGGGCGACCGGCTCGGCGGGCACCTCGTGCAGGGGCACGTCGACGGCGTCGGCACGGTCGAGCGCGTCGCCCGGCGCGGGGACGCGTGGCTGATCGACGTCGCGCTCCCCGACGGGCTCGACGCGCTCATGGTCCCGCACGGCTCGGTGACGGTCGACGGCGTGAGCCTCACGGTGAACGCGCTCCCCGCGCCCGGGGTACTCCAGCTGTCGATCATCGAGTACACGTGGCGCCACACCACGCTCGGCCTGCGCGCGGCCGGGGACCCGGTGCACGTCGAGGGCGACGTCGTCGGGAAGTACGTGCAGCGCCTCATCGCGCCGTACCTCGCCGCGCGCGCCGCCTAA
- the ribA gene encoding riboflavin biosynthesis protein RibBA yields the protein MPFGTIDQAIADLRVGKFLVVADDEDRENEGDLVCAAELVTPAMVNQMLEAKGMICLALSPEHCARLDLPLMTEDNTEAMRTAFTVSIDAAPRYGVTTGISAADRATTIRVAADPTSAPRDLRRPGHIHPLRAREGGVLHRVGHTEAAVDLCRLAGLTPAGVICEVLNADGSTAKRPQLEAYCERHGITFITVAQLVAHRLKHERLVHRVADARLPTSRGLWRIVGYKNDVDAREHVALLHGDVDGAVARGEGVLVRMHSKCLTGDVFHSDRCDCGWQLERAMDMIVEAGCGVIVYLDQEGRGIGLLNKLRAYELQDRGADTVEANERLGFKPDLRNYGIGSQILLDLGLRAVRIMTNNPRKLVGIEGYGLTVLEGVRIEAPRTADNAAYLDAKRAKLGHLLAS from the coding sequence ATGCCCTTCGGGACCATCGACCAGGCGATCGCCGACCTCCGCGTCGGCAAGTTCCTCGTCGTCGCGGACGACGAGGACCGCGAGAACGAGGGCGACCTCGTCTGCGCGGCGGAGCTCGTCACGCCCGCGATGGTGAACCAGATGCTCGAGGCGAAGGGGATGATCTGCCTGGCTCTGAGCCCCGAGCACTGCGCGCGCCTCGACCTGCCGCTGATGACGGAGGACAACACGGAGGCGATGCGCACCGCGTTCACCGTCAGCATCGACGCCGCGCCGCGCTACGGCGTGACGACGGGCATCTCCGCGGCCGACCGCGCGACGACGATCCGCGTCGCGGCCGACCCGACGTCGGCGCCGCGCGACCTGCGCCGCCCCGGGCACATCCACCCGCTACGCGCGCGCGAAGGCGGCGTGCTCCACCGCGTCGGACACACCGAGGCGGCCGTGGACCTGTGCCGGCTCGCGGGGCTGACGCCCGCCGGCGTGATCTGCGAGGTGCTGAACGCGGACGGCTCGACGGCGAAGCGCCCGCAGCTCGAGGCGTACTGCGAGCGGCACGGGATCACCTTCATCACCGTCGCGCAGCTCGTCGCGCACCGCCTCAAGCACGAGCGTCTCGTGCACCGCGTCGCCGACGCGCGCCTCCCCACCTCGCGCGGGCTGTGGCGCATCGTCGGCTACAAGAACGACGTCGACGCGCGCGAGCACGTCGCGCTCCTGCACGGGGACGTTGACGGCGCGGTCGCGCGTGGCGAAGGCGTGCTCGTGCGCATGCACTCCAAGTGCCTCACCGGCGACGTGTTCCACTCCGACCGCTGCGACTGCGGCTGGCAGCTCGAGCGCGCGATGGACATGATCGTCGAGGCCGGGTGCGGGGTGATCGTCTACCTCGACCAGGAAGGGCGGGGGATCGGTCTGCTCAACAAACTCCGCGCGTACGAGCTGCAGGACCGCGGCGCGGACACGGTGGAGGCGAACGAGCGGCTCGGCTTCAAGCCCGACCTGCGCAACTACGGCATCGGATCGCAGATCCTCCTCGACCTCGGACTGCGCGCGGTCCGCATCATGACCAACAACCCCCGCAAGCTCGTCGGCATCGAGGGCTACGGGCTGACCGTGCTCGAGGGCGTGCGGATCGAGGCGCCGCGCACGGCGGACAACGCGGCGTACCTCGACGCGAAGCGGGCGAAGCTGGGGCACCTGCTAGCGTCGTGA
- a CDS encoding methylmalonyl-CoA mutase, with product MSAPAKPALPGENGRSPSDIPVPTVCRPADAPLEYARDLGDPGAFPFTRGVQATMYRGRLWTMRQYAGFGTAADTNARFKLLLDAGQTGLSTAFDLPTQMGIDSDSPRALGEVGRVGVAVDTVEDMHALLADLPLDRVSTSMTINATAAILLAMYVVVAEERGIARDRLSGTTQNDILKEYAARGTYVFPPEPSLNLVAETFRFCAAEVPQWNPISISGYHIREAGATAVQELAFTFANAMEYVRRAVAAGLPVDAFAPRLSFFFAAHNDLFEEAAKFRAARRMYARLMRERFAASDASARLRFHTQTGGVTLQAQQPLNNVVRVTVQALAAVLGGTQSLHTNGYDEALALPTAEAATLALRTQQILGYESGTAQTVDPLAGSYYVEALTDELERRALALLERVDAMGGAAEAIARGFFQEEIARSAYEHQLRVEAGETVVVGVNKFADGEDPPIIPAPDFGTLERTQVAALAEVRRLRDAVAVERTLGALAEVARPYATPGVAREPLMPRVVDAVRARASVGEISDALAGVWGRYRPSA from the coding sequence GTGAGCGCACCCGCGAAACCGGCTCTGCCGGGCGAAAATGGTCGCTCCCCGTCCGACATCCCCGTGCCGACGGTCTGTCGCCCCGCCGACGCGCCGCTCGAGTACGCCCGCGACCTCGGCGATCCCGGCGCGTTCCCGTTCACGCGCGGCGTCCAGGCGACCATGTACCGGGGCCGCCTCTGGACGATGCGCCAGTACGCGGGGTTCGGGACGGCGGCCGACACCAACGCGCGCTTCAAGCTCCTGCTCGACGCCGGACAGACGGGGCTCTCGACCGCGTTCGACCTCCCGACGCAGATGGGCATCGATTCCGACTCGCCCCGCGCGTTGGGCGAGGTCGGGCGCGTCGGCGTCGCGGTCGACACGGTCGAGGACATGCACGCGCTCCTCGCCGACCTGCCGCTCGACCGCGTGTCGACGTCGATGACGATCAACGCGACCGCGGCGATCCTCCTGGCGATGTACGTCGTCGTTGCGGAGGAGCGCGGGATCGCGCGCGACCGGCTCTCCGGGACGACGCAGAATGACATCCTCAAGGAGTACGCCGCGCGCGGCACGTACGTGTTCCCCCCGGAGCCGTCGCTCAACCTCGTCGCGGAGACGTTCCGGTTTTGCGCGGCTGAGGTCCCGCAGTGGAACCCGATCTCGATCTCCGGCTACCACATCCGCGAGGCCGGGGCGACGGCGGTGCAGGAGCTGGCCTTCACGTTCGCGAACGCGATGGAGTACGTGCGGCGCGCGGTCGCGGCCGGCCTGCCGGTCGACGCGTTCGCGCCGCGGCTGTCGTTCTTCTTCGCCGCGCACAACGACCTGTTCGAGGAGGCGGCGAAGTTCCGCGCGGCGCGTCGCATGTACGCGCGCCTCATGCGCGAGCGATTCGCCGCCTCCGACGCGAGCGCCCGGCTGCGCTTCCACACGCAGACCGGCGGCGTCACGCTCCAGGCACAGCAGCCGCTCAACAACGTCGTCCGCGTCACGGTGCAGGCGCTCGCGGCGGTGTTGGGCGGCACGCAGTCGCTGCACACGAACGGCTACGACGAGGCGCTCGCGCTGCCAACGGCGGAGGCGGCGACGCTCGCGCTGCGCACGCAGCAGATCCTCGGCTACGAGAGTGGCACCGCGCAGACCGTCGACCCGCTCGCGGGGAGCTACTACGTCGAGGCATTGACCGACGAGCTGGAGCGGCGCGCGCTCGCGCTGCTCGAACGCGTGGACGCGATGGGCGGCGCGGCCGAGGCAATCGCGCGCGGGTTCTTCCAGGAGGAGATCGCGCGCAGCGCGTACGAGCACCAGCTGCGCGTAGAGGCCGGCGAGACGGTCGTCGTCGGCGTCAATAAGTTCGCCGACGGCGAGGACCCGCCGATCATCCCCGCGCCCGACTTCGGCACGCTCGAGCGCACGCAAGTCGCTGCGCTCGCCGAGGTGCGGCGCCTGCGCGACGCGGTCGCGGTCGAGCGCACGCTCGGCGCGCTCGCCGAGGTGGCGCGTCCGTACGCGACGCCGGGCGTAGCGCGCGAGCCGCTGATGCCGCGCGTCGTCGACGCGGTTCGCGCGCGGGCGTCCGTGGGCGAAATCTCCGACGCGCTCGCCGGCGTCTGGGGGCGCTACCGGCCGAGCGCCTAA
- a CDS encoding adenosine kinase, with the protein MPVLVVGSVALDSVETPFGKADEVLGGSATMFASSACHFGPVQLVGVVGSDYPLQKLEPLRACGVDLAGLEQADGESFRWRARYRHDLNSAETLETRLGVFSHFRPRIPEAFRNAPYVFLGNIDPRLQLDVLRQVAKPKLVACDTMNFWIESRRADLLELLTHVDLITLNDAEARQLTEQANLVRAARWIMARGPQHVVIKKGEHGAFLFSGESVFFAPAYPLESIFDPTGAGDSFAGGFVGWLAATDDLSEANLRRAVVYGSAMGSFAVEKFSNERTIALTRAEIDARVAEFRRLVSFEAELPTGAAA; encoded by the coding sequence ATGCCCGTTCTCGTCGTAGGATCCGTCGCGCTCGATTCGGTCGAGACCCCGTTCGGCAAGGCAGACGAAGTGCTCGGCGGCTCGGCGACGATGTTCGCCTCCTCGGCCTGCCACTTCGGGCCCGTCCAGCTCGTCGGCGTCGTCGGCAGCGACTACCCGCTGCAGAAACTCGAACCGCTGCGCGCGTGCGGCGTCGACCTCGCGGGGCTCGAGCAGGCCGACGGCGAGAGCTTCCGCTGGCGCGCGCGGTACCGCCACGACCTCAACTCGGCCGAAACGCTCGAGACGCGGCTGGGCGTGTTCTCGCACTTCCGGCCGCGGATCCCCGAGGCGTTCCGCAACGCGCCGTACGTCTTCCTCGGGAACATCGATCCCCGACTCCAACTCGACGTACTGCGGCAGGTCGCGAAGCCGAAGCTGGTCGCCTGCGACACGATGAACTTCTGGATCGAGAGTCGGCGCGCGGACCTGCTCGAGCTACTGACGCACGTCGACCTGATCACGCTCAACGACGCGGAGGCGCGGCAGCTGACGGAGCAGGCGAACCTCGTGCGCGCGGCGCGTTGGATCATGGCGCGCGGCCCGCAGCACGTCGTGATCAAAAAGGGGGAGCACGGCGCGTTCCTGTTCTCGGGCGAGTCGGTGTTCTTTGCGCCGGCGTACCCGCTGGAGAGCATCTTCGACCCGACCGGCGCGGGCGACTCGTTCGCCGGCGGCTTCGTCGGCTGGCTCGCCGCGACCGACGACCTGAGCGAGGCCAACCTGCGCCGCGCGGTGGTCTATGGCTCCGCGATGGGTTCATTCGCGGTCGAGAAGTTCTCGAACGAGCGCACGATCGCCCTGACGCGCGCAGAGATCGACGCGCGCGTCGCGGAATTCCGGCGGCTCGTCTCGTTCGAAGCCGAACTGCCAACGGGCGCGGCGGCGTGA
- the purM gene encoding phosphoribosylformylglycinamidine cyclo-ligase codes for MTSAGAAGAPLDYRAAGVDLDAADAAKHRLRALVESTRTAGTRGAFGGFGGMFRMPAGGRAPLLVASADGVGTKVKVAVEAGRLDTVGHDLVNHCVNDILVQGALPLFFLDYVAFGKLEPAAVEAVVAGVAAGCRENGCALIGGETAEMPGVYTPPDFDLAGFIVGSVEEDAVLGADRVRPGDVIVGLESNGLHTNGYSLARRIIADRLRLGPGDPFPGADASVADVLLAVHRSYLAALRPVLGRVHAMAHITGGGLPGNLDRSLAPGCDAVVDTSAWDVPVVFRALADAGALGRDEQFRTFNMGVGLCVIVAPADADAVVAAAADAGVPGRVIGSVTAGTGRVVLR; via the coding sequence GTGACGTCGGCCGGCGCGGCGGGGGCGCCGCTCGACTATCGCGCCGCGGGCGTCGACCTCGACGCGGCGGACGCGGCGAAGCACCGACTCAGGGCGCTGGTCGAGTCGACGCGCACCGCCGGCACGCGCGGCGCGTTCGGCGGCTTCGGCGGCATGTTCCGCATGCCGGCCGGGGGCCGCGCGCCGCTGTTGGTCGCGAGCGCCGACGGCGTCGGGACGAAGGTCAAGGTCGCCGTCGAGGCCGGGCGCCTCGACACCGTGGGGCACGACCTCGTGAACCACTGCGTGAACGACATCCTCGTGCAGGGCGCGCTACCGCTCTTCTTCCTCGATTACGTCGCGTTCGGCAAGCTCGAGCCGGCGGCAGTCGAGGCGGTCGTTGCGGGCGTCGCCGCGGGCTGTCGCGAGAACGGCTGCGCGCTGATCGGTGGTGAGACGGCGGAGATGCCCGGCGTGTACACGCCCCCCGATTTCGACCTCGCGGGGTTCATCGTCGGGTCGGTCGAAGAGGACGCCGTACTCGGCGCCGACCGCGTGCGACCGGGCGACGTGATCGTCGGCCTCGAAAGCAACGGACTCCACACTAACGGGTATTCGCTCGCGCGCCGCATCATCGCCGACCGCCTGCGGCTCGGCCCGGGTGATCCGTTCCCGGGTGCGGACGCGTCGGTCGCGGACGTGCTCCTCGCCGTCCACCGGTCCTACCTCGCCGCGCTGCGTCCGGTGCTCGGCCGCGTGCACGCGATGGCGCACATCACCGGCGGGGGCCTGCCGGGGAACCTCGACCGGTCGCTGGCGCCGGGGTGCGACGCGGTCGTGGACACGAGCGCGTGGGACGTGCCGGTCGTCTTCCGCGCGCTCGCGGACGCCGGCGCCCTCGGCCGCGACGAGCAGTTCCGCACGTTCAACATGGGGGTTGGGCTCTGCGTCATCGTCGCGCCGGCCGACGCGGACGCAGTCGTCGCGGCGGCGGCGGACGCGGGCGTGCCGGGACGCGTGATCGGCAGCGTGACGGCGGGTACGGGGCGGGTCGTCCTGCGCTGA
- the fbp gene encoding fructose-1,6-bisphosphatase class 1, with product MVRHTATSVVTIERFIIEQERLIPDATGELSGILYDIALAAKMIANKVRSAGLADILGEHGAQNVQGEAQQKLDVIADEIIVKAMDHGGRLCAMASEERPELIPIPAPFRCGKYVLTFDPLDGSSNIDVNVPVGTIFSVMKKISVGTRGELEDMLQPGRRQVAAGYILYGSSTMMVYTTGQGAHGFTLDPALGEFLLSHPDIQIPADGKYLSVNDSYEQHWEEPVKALMRRYRGLDGVRTPLNVRYVGSLVADFHRNLLGGGVFAYPANARCPKGKLRLLYEANPLAFIVEQAGGAASTGTRRIMEVQPTELHERTPLFIGSRREVETAVELLGSPSGGAGRTPGDRNAAAELAAAR from the coding sequence GTGGTCCGACACACCGCCACCTCGGTCGTCACGATCGAGCGCTTCATCATCGAACAGGAGCGGCTGATCCCGGACGCGACCGGCGAGCTGTCCGGCATCCTGTACGACATCGCGCTCGCCGCGAAGATGATCGCCAACAAGGTGCGTTCGGCCGGCCTCGCCGACATCCTCGGCGAGCACGGCGCGCAGAACGTGCAGGGCGAGGCGCAGCAGAAGCTCGACGTCATCGCCGACGAGATCATCGTCAAGGCGATGGACCATGGGGGTCGGCTTTGCGCGATGGCCTCGGAGGAGCGTCCCGAACTCATTCCGATCCCCGCGCCGTTCAGGTGCGGGAAGTACGTGCTCACCTTCGACCCGCTCGACGGTTCGTCCAACATCGACGTCAACGTCCCCGTCGGCACGATCTTCTCCGTGATGAAGAAGATCTCGGTCGGCACGCGCGGCGAGCTCGAAGACATGCTCCAGCCCGGACGGCGCCAGGTCGCGGCCGGCTACATCCTCTACGGCTCGAGCACGATGATGGTCTACACCACGGGACAGGGCGCGCACGGCTTTACGCTCGACCCCGCGCTCGGCGAGTTCCTCCTCTCGCACCCGGACATCCAGATTCCGGCCGACGGCAAGTACCTGTCCGTCAACGACTCCTACGAGCAGCACTGGGAGGAACCGGTGAAGGCGCTCATGCGGCGCTACCGAGGACTCGACGGCGTGCGCACGCCACTCAACGTGCGGTACGTCGGATCGCTCGTCGCGGACTTCCACCGCAACCTCCTGGGCGGCGGTGTCTTCGCGTATCCAGCGAATGCGCGGTGCCCGAAGGGCAAGCTCCGCCTGCTCTACGAGGCTAACCCGCTCGCCTTCATCGTCGAGCAGGCGGGCGGCGCCGCGAGCACCGGCACGCGGCGCATCATGGAGGTCCAACCGACCGAGCTGCACGAGCGCACGCCGCTGTTCATCGGCAGCCGGCGTGAGGTCGAGACGGCCGTCGAGCTGCTCGGGTCGCCGTCCGGCGGAGCGGGCCGGACGCCCGGGGACCGCAACGCGGCGGCCGAACTCGCCGCCGCCCGTTAG
- a CDS encoding transporter → MTASTESAAAPTSEHQFSTPVDRRDPDAPATQETAASVQMPAIGTRMSAAEIHDNVVVAADEEMRRPAADLALSAFQAGLMIGFSLLAAAYLASLVGPEHRAAAAAAGYPLGFIFVVLARSQLFTENTLDPLLPLLERRDQHTLRGVIRLWAIVLPGNLLGALAFALIAAHTPMFDDPLRTSLHGVAEHATSGGFGIVFYRAIFGGWLVALMAWLVASTSFTGAQILFVWLTTAPIAAFGFRHAIAGAAEAFYQAATGEATWGAMLGAFLVPAILGNIVGGGVLVALLNHGQVLSTLATRMRRRRGERAATA, encoded by the coding sequence ATGACCGCTTCGACCGAGTCCGCCGCGGCTCCCACGTCCGAGCACCAATTCTCAACGCCGGTCGACCGACGCGATCCCGACGCGCCCGCGACGCAGGAGACCGCCGCGTCAGTCCAGATGCCGGCGATCGGCACTCGAATGTCGGCCGCGGAGATCCACGATAACGTCGTGGTCGCCGCCGACGAGGAAATGCGCCGTCCCGCGGCCGACCTCGCGCTCTCGGCGTTCCAGGCGGGGCTGATGATCGGCTTCAGCCTGCTCGCGGCGGCCTACCTCGCGTCGCTCGTCGGCCCCGAGCACCGCGCGGCGGCCGCCGCCGCGGGATACCCGCTCGGGTTCATCTTCGTCGTCCTCGCGCGCAGCCAGCTGTTCACCGAGAACACGCTCGATCCGCTGCTCCCGCTGCTGGAGCGCCGCGACCAGCACACGCTCCGCGGCGTGATCCGCCTGTGGGCGATCGTCCTCCCCGGGAACCTGCTCGGGGCGCTCGCGTTCGCGCTCATCGCCGCGCACACGCCGATGTTCGACGACCCGCTCCGCACGTCGCTGCACGGCGTCGCCGAGCACGCGACGTCGGGCGGGTTCGGCATCGTCTTCTACCGCGCGATCTTCGGCGGCTGGCTCGTCGCGCTGATGGCGTGGCTCGTCGCGTCGACGTCGTTCACGGGCGCGCAGATCCTGTTCGTGTGGCTCACCACCGCGCCGATCGCGGCGTTCGGCTTCCGGCACGCGATCGCGGGTGCGGCCGAGGCGTTCTACCAGGCCGCGACCGGCGAGGCGACGTGGGGCGCGATGCTCGGCGCGTTCCTCGTCCCGGCGATCCTCGGCAACATCGTGGGCGGCGGCGTGCTCGTCGCGCTCCTCAACCACGGCCAGGTACTCTCGACGCTCGCGACCCGCATGCGCCGGCGGCGCGGCGAGCGCGCGGCTACGGCCTAA
- a CDS encoding riboflavin biosynthesis protein RibD, with protein sequence MSGDDARHMRRALRLARRGWGRVAPNPLVGAVVVRDGAVVGEGWHAEYGGPHAEVVALAAAGDAARGATVYVTLEPCNHWGRTPPCVDALLAAGVSRVVVAAADPHPIASGGAERLRAAGVVVDVGVLGAPAVELNAPFFFDVTGGTRPWITLKLAVSIDGAVADHTREPAWLTGARSRRVVHRMRAGHDAIAVGIGTALADDPALTVRDVPPPRVAPLRVVFDRGARLPATSGLVRGAGAVPTCVVCAPDAPVDRRDVLERAGVRVVVAESLVVGCEALRASGLRSLLVEGGAGLAGALWAADLVDRLVTFQAPVVLGAGALHAFASAPAQRGRGARRLPVARRRVLGDDLLTTYAVHPVPTRPAVSSP encoded by the coding sequence GTGAGCGGCGACGACGCGCGCCACATGCGGCGCGCGCTCCGGCTCGCGCGACGCGGTTGGGGGCGCGTCGCGCCGAACCCGCTCGTCGGCGCGGTCGTCGTCCGCGACGGCGCGGTGGTCGGCGAGGGCTGGCATGCGGAGTACGGCGGCCCGCACGCCGAGGTCGTCGCGCTGGCGGCCGCGGGCGACGCGGCGCGCGGCGCGACCGTGTACGTCACCCTCGAACCGTGCAACCACTGGGGGCGCACCCCACCGTGCGTCGACGCGCTCCTCGCGGCCGGCGTGTCCCGTGTCGTCGTGGCCGCCGCGGACCCGCACCCGATTGCGTCCGGCGGTGCGGAGCGGCTTCGCGCTGCCGGCGTCGTCGTCGACGTCGGGGTGCTCGGCGCGCCGGCGGTCGAGCTGAACGCGCCGTTTTTTTTCGACGTCACGGGCGGGACGCGCCCGTGGATCACGCTCAAGCTCGCCGTGTCGATCGACGGCGCGGTCGCGGACCACACGCGCGAGCCGGCGTGGCTGACCGGGGCGCGTTCGCGCCGCGTCGTGCACCGGATGCGCGCGGGTCACGACGCGATCGCCGTCGGCATTGGGACTGCGCTCGCCGACGACCCCGCGCTCACGGTGCGCGACGTTCCGCCGCCGCGCGTCGCGCCGCTCCGCGTCGTCTTCGACCGCGGCGCGCGGTTGCCGGCGACCTCCGGGTTGGTGCGCGGCGCGGGCGCGGTGCCGACCTGCGTCGTCTGTGCGCCGGATGCGCCGGTCGACCGCCGCGACGTGTTGGAGCGGGCGGGCGTGCGGGTCGTCGTTGCGGAGTCGCTCGTAGTCGGGTGTGAGGCGCTGCGCGCGTCGGGGCTGCGCAGCCTGCTCGTCGAGGGCGGGGCCGGGCTCGCCGGCGCGCTGTGGGCCGCGGACCTCGTAGACCGGCTGGTTACCTTTCAAGCACCGGTCGTCCTCGGCGCCGGCGCGCTGCACGCGTTCGCCAGCGCGCCGGCGCAGCGCGGGCGCGGCGCGCGGCGGCTGCCCGTGGCGCGCCGGCGCGTGCTGGGGGACGACCTGCTCACGACCTACGCCGTCCACCCCGTCCCGACCCGGCCGGCCGTTTCCAGTCCCTAG